In the Staphylococcus condimenti genome, one interval contains:
- a CDS encoding PTS glucitol/sorbitol transporter subunit IIA, giving the protein MYQTEVINLGQDANAFAEEKMVILFGSNAPAELEDYCYIINVNPVEEDITETNKLIIDDQTFEITKVGNAVNKNLNNLGHITLKFDGSTEAEQSGTLYLEDTEVPFIGVGSKITIK; this is encoded by the coding sequence ATGTACCAAACTGAAGTTATTAATTTAGGACAGGACGCAAATGCATTTGCTGAAGAAAAAATGGTGATTCTATTCGGCAGTAATGCGCCGGCAGAGTTAGAAGATTATTGCTATATTATCAATGTAAATCCTGTTGAAGAAGATATTACAGAAACAAATAAATTAATTATTGATGATCAAACTTTTGAGATTACTAAAGTTGGTAATGCAGTGAATAAAAATTTAAATAACTTGGGTCATATTACATTGAAATTTGATGGTAGTACAGAAGCGGAACAATCCGGAACATTATATTTAGAAGATACAGAAGTTCCTTTTATAGGTGTTGGAAGTAAGATAACAATAAAATAG
- a CDS encoding PTS glucitol/sorbitol transporter subunit IIC has translation MDYIVKFAEGFIKLFQTGADTFIDWMGSIVPLVLMLLIAMNTLIQLIGEDRINTIATKSSKNPLMRYLVLPFLGSFMLANPMVHSLGRFMPEKYKPSYFASAAQFAHTSNGIFPHINPAELFIFLGIAHGIEKLGLPTADLAVRYLLVGLVMNFIGGWITDFTTSYVEKQQNVKLSTEVKMEG, from the coding sequence ATGGATTACATCGTTAAATTCGCTGAAGGTTTTATCAAATTATTCCAAACAGGAGCAGATACGTTTATTGACTGGATGGGTTCTATTGTACCTTTAGTGTTAATGTTATTAATTGCTATGAATACGTTAATCCAATTAATTGGTGAAGATCGTATTAATACTATTGCCACAAAGTCATCTAAGAACCCACTAATGAGATATTTAGTTTTACCATTTTTAGGTTCATTTATGTTAGCTAATCCAATGGTTCACTCATTAGGAAGATTTATGCCTGAAAAGTACAAACCAAGTTATTTTGCTTCTGCTGCGCAATTCGCACATACAAGTAATGGTATTTTTCCACATATTAACCCGGCTGAATTGTTTATTTTCTTAGGAATCGCTCATGGTATTGAAAAGCTAGGATTACCAACAGCAGATTTAGCTGTACGATACCTCCTTGTTGGTTTAGTTATGAACTTCATTGGCGGTTGGATTACAGACTTTACAACAAGTTATGTAGAAAAACAACAAAACGTTAAATTAAGTACTGAAGTTAAAATGGAAGGATAA
- a CDS encoding PTS glucitol/sorbitol transporter subunit IIB — protein sequence MNEKAKIVKGSGGFGGPLIIGVTGEKNKLVYITGGHRPEIVDKIADITGAEPVNGFETSVPEEEIMAVIIDCGGTLRCGIYPKKGIPTINIMATGKSGPLRQYITENIYVSNVGVEQVSPFSEESTENNNTIAATKEQGEKESESTPKYSKDKKIMETRAEQENKSLLTKIGLAAGKVINTFYQAARDAVETMLFTVIPFMGFVALLIGIIQGSGIGDLFAKIMSPLAGNIWGLMAIGFICSLPFLSPLLGPGGVIGQVLGTLIGVEIGKGNIPPNLALPALFAINTQNAADFIPVGLGLAEAETKTIEVGVPSVLYSRFLNGVPRVFVAWLASFGLYK from the coding sequence ATGAATGAAAAGGCTAAAATTGTAAAAGGTTCTGGTGGTTTTGGAGGTCCATTAATTATTGGTGTAACAGGCGAAAAAAATAAACTTGTTTATATCACAGGCGGCCATCGCCCTGAAATTGTAGATAAAATTGCTGATATTACAGGAGCTGAACCAGTCAATGGATTCGAAACTTCTGTTCCTGAAGAAGAAATTATGGCAGTAATTATTGATTGTGGCGGTACGTTAAGATGTGGTATTTATCCAAAAAAAGGAATTCCAACAATCAATATTATGGCAACAGGAAAAAGTGGTCCTTTAAGACAATATATTACTGAAAACATTTATGTTTCTAACGTAGGAGTTGAACAAGTTTCTCCGTTTTCTGAAGAATCTACAGAGAACAATAATACAATTGCTGCTACTAAAGAGCAAGGTGAAAAAGAAAGTGAAAGCACGCCTAAATATTCTAAAGATAAAAAAATCATGGAAACACGTGCCGAACAAGAAAATAAAAGTTTATTAACAAAAATCGGTTTAGCTGCAGGTAAGGTTATTAATACGTTCTACCAAGCCGCTAGAGATGCAGTAGAAACTATGCTCTTTACTGTTATACCATTCATGGGGTTTGTAGCATTATTAATCGGGATTATTCAAGGATCTGGTATAGGAGATTTGTTCGCTAAAATTATGTCTCCATTAGCAGGAAATATTTGGGGATTAATGGCAATCGGTTTCATTTGTTCCTTACCTTTCTTAAGTCCATTATTAGGACCTGGCGGTGTAATCGGACAAGTACTAGGAACACTAATTGGCGTTGAAATTGGAAAAGGAAATATCCCTCCTAATTTGGCATTACCTGCTTTATTTGCAATCAATACACAAAACGCTGCTGACTTCATTCCTGTTGGTTTAGGGCTGGCAGAAGCAGAAACAAAAACAATTGAAGTGGGTGTACCTTCCGTTCTCTATTCAAGATTTTTAAATGGTGTGCCTAGGGTATTCGTTGCTTGGTTAGCAAGTTTCGGATTATATAAATAA
- a CDS encoding transcriptional regulator GutM: protein MFIILLIILAAAGFVIQYGLGFLQIKHFTKHYTELRSKGRVAIGRRPSIFKAGTLVLLQLNNKNEIEDARYMQGVTVFSKIKKLKGLEGKKIKKLKDTDLTNYNKLLIKAILDAQHTFNVIQNGGTIEKIPSPVMKVVNKVNRLFKNERGLKNGLHR, encoded by the coding sequence ATGTTTATTATACTGTTAATTATTTTAGCTGCTGCGGGTTTTGTAATTCAGTATGGCTTAGGATTTTTACAAATCAAACATTTTACCAAACATTACACTGAATTACGTTCTAAAGGTAGAGTAGCTATCGGAAGACGTCCCTCTATCTTTAAAGCCGGCACGCTTGTTTTATTGCAACTTAATAATAAAAACGAAATAGAAGATGCACGGTATATGCAAGGTGTTACTGTATTTTCCAAAATCAAAAAGCTCAAAGGCTTAGAAGGTAAAAAAATCAAAAAGCTCAAAGATACAGATTTAACTAATTACAATAAGCTACTAATTAAAGCTATATTAGATGCTCAACATACATTTAATGTTATTCAAAACGGTGGCACAATCGAAAAAATACCTTCTCCTGTTATGAAGGTAGTAAACAAAGTAAATCGTTTATTTAAAAACGAAAGGGGATTAAAAAATGGATTACATCGTTAA